A stretch of DNA from Pseudomonadota bacterium:
TCGGTGTACTCAGTGGCCTTTTTCAGTGAAAGCAAGCCAAGCGACTGTGCTGACGTAAAGGTCGGCATAACGTCGTAGCTGTGGCGATTCCGTTCGGCAGCTGGGCTATGGTGCGCCTGCACGCTGCACGCTGTGCACCGGGCTAGCGAGCGGGTTCAACCATACACCGCACGCGGCCGAGCGAACGGTCTCTCGGTCCAGCACCCCATGCCGGGCGCGCTCCAACCGTGCGCTAACAGAACCGTACGCTCCGCACCCCGGGGCCGCCATGCGTTTTGGGCTGCTGCCCGCATCCAGTGTTCGTCGGTCGCCGGCTAACCCGGTTCCGTGGCCGGCTCCCAGCTCCGCAAACCGTGGCCTCCGCCAGCGTCGCGCCTCCGTGTCCTCCCGCGTCACGATTTCACTCCGGTGCGGATCGATCGCGGCAGAGCCACACGCAGCCAGCTGTAGAACACGCTCGGCTGGATCTTGTACTCGTCACACAGGTCGGACACCGGCACCTTGTCGGCCAGGTGGCGCCGCACGATGACGGCTTTCTGCTCAGCTGTATGGTTACGGCGAAACTGTCTCTTCTTCGGCATACTGACTCCTCACTGATCCTCATGGGAGTGTTAACAGGAGTCACGTTCCGGCTGAAGCAAAACACCGCGCACCGCATGCTACTTGCCGCACCTGGGTCGGATCCTGGCGCTTCGGCT
This window harbors:
- a CDS encoding transposase; its protein translation is MPKKRQFRRNHTAEQKAVIVRRHLADKVPVSDLCDEYKIQPSVFYSWLRVALPRSIRTGVKS